The proteins below come from a single Hyperolius riggenbachi isolate aHypRig1 chromosome 8, aHypRig1.pri, whole genome shotgun sequence genomic window:
- the LOC137527471 gene encoding olfactory receptor 5F1-like has translation MSENVLAKSEIILQCVGDDDKQKFRHRSQKCNGLIILVVRINSQLQTPMYFFLLNLSFLEICYTSITIPNILSGIARGSVVISFAGCMAQVYFFTLCATTECILLASMALDRYVAICHPLHYTTIINRAVCLYLESLAWLSGLLNSSINTAVTSGLWFCYSNSLERLYCEVQPLIRLSCSDTRLSDLLATISAAVFGVSCLIFILVSYVFILVAILRIQCKSNRQKTFSTCASHVTVVILYFGALTFMYLLPSNSSSQNLDSVVSMIYSTGTPMLNPVIYSLRNKQVLAALIVLRRSLMLDKEHLMCRLKVRPLKSSSDENAPRKRL, from the exons ATGAGCGAGAATGTTCTAGCGAAAAGCGAGATCATTCTGCAGTGTGTGGGAGACGACGACA AGCAGAAGTTCCGGCATAGAAGTCAGAAGT GCAATGGTCTCATTATTTTGGTGGTGAGAATCAACAGTCAGCTACAAACTCCCATGTATTTTTTCTTATTGAACCTTTCATTCTTGGAAATATGCTATACCTCCATCACCATTCCAAATATATTGTCTGGAATTGCAAGAGGATCAGTGGTGATATCGTTTGCTGGTTGCATGGCCCAGGTCTACTTTTTCACACTCTGTGCCACCACTGAGTGCATACTTCTGGCTTCCATGGCTTTAGATCGTTATGTGGCCATCTGCCACCCCTTGCACTATACGACCATCATCAACAGAGCAGTGTGTCTTTACCTGGAATCATTGGCGTGGCTGAGTGGGCTTCTTAACTCTTCAATCAACACTGCGGTTACATCGGGTCTTTGGTTTTGTTACTCAAACTCATTAGAACGACTCTACTGTGAGGTCCAACCTCTCATTCGTCTCTCCTGTTCGGACACCCGACTCAGTGACCTCTTGGCCACAATTTCAGCTGCTGTGTTTGGAGTTAGTTGCCTCATCTTCATCCTCGTGTCCTATGTTTTTATCTTGGTGGCCATTTTAAGGATCCAGTGTAAGTCTAATAGACAGAAGACCTTCTCCACTTGTGCTTCCCATGTTACAGTGGTTATCCTTTACTTTGGAGCCCTCACATTCATGTACCTTCTGCCGAGTAATAGTTCTTCCCAAAACTTGGATTCTGTGGTATCTATGATCTACTCCACGGGGACCCCTATGCTAAATCCTGTAATTTACAGCCTTCGGAACAAACAGGTTCTTGCAGCCTTGATAGTTCTAAGACGCAGTTTGATGCTAGATAAAGAGCACTTAATGTGTAGATTAAAGGTCAGACCTCTCAAAAGTTCTAGTGATGAAAATGCTCCAAGGAAGAGACTTTAG